A region of Vigna radiata var. radiata cultivar VC1973A chromosome 10, Vradiata_ver6, whole genome shotgun sequence DNA encodes the following proteins:
- the LOC106775875 gene encoding myosin-11 gives MGEEEISVLDRVGCDNKTDTESMYPMYFGVSCAFFALQVLTEVPQVEVQKWCKIRDTMLQGSAQLLGLVVWKLQNGGEFRFKSAEREIENLKRMRHEDAKANEKVVGIFAAQEQSWLSERRRLRQQIGALLTELRVFERNKDAAICELNQKLKDMEALVESRDKEMEQEEQRRKELEEKLNNLEKDAEEMRDSARREAQEHSSDLRKHKTAFIELVSNQRQLEAELGRAVKQVEATRQELASVVDKKEESDLMVQKLSLEIAKFHKDLEQKDKILSAMLRKSKLDTAEKQMLLKEVKLSKARRKQAEQETQRWKAVSEGKHERHSLKSMLVNLSSRMDVFPSARGMQHGSTGSSHIANEPDQPSPFPDHYSQQRIGDLSIPANAKRLEDWMRAEAERYATLIKQRHHLELDAFAEQMQLKEEKVEAFRWQLLRTELEMKQMQAHVEELVKDVTQLRHDKMRLETLLLEKEDELTSLQEKLVSKLRPSKSNSTFPPQSSELVQDGVWSKVKVVKRKPGEKVLEMIENSVEEDCEKEVHCLHHDQPNNGSLLVQSPENEIEEEEKNVSREDSATPNKVEADASEKIASTSQTPSSTKQSLWKMDLHALGVSYKIKRLKQQLLLVERLTGKQANEEQAEISEDSKVGMKAYLSLITLLNKQVARYQSLQEKTDDLCKRMHGNELYASRGDLNGARAKEKTSTLEQFLEETFQLQRYIVATGQKWMEIQSKIVCGFVGVAEEMQKSSGIDMNRFADSIKNLFHEVQRGLEVRTARIIGDLEGTLAREGMTCLRR, from the exons ATGGGTGAGGAGGAAATTTCTGTTTTGGATAGAGTTGGGTGTGACAACAAGACTGACACTGAAAGCATGTATCCCATGTATTTTGGTGTTTCTTGTGCATTCTTTGCGCTCCAAGTCCTCACAGAAGTGCCACAAGTTGAAGTTCAAAAATGGTGTAAAATCCGTGACACCATGCTTCAAGGGAGTGCTCAGCTGTTGGGGTTGGTGGTGTGGAAGCTTCAGAATGGGGGAGAGTTCCGATTCAAAAGTGCTGAGAGAGAAATTGAGAATCTGAAAAGGATGCGGCACGAGGATGCCAAGGCCAATGAGAAAGTTGTGGGAATCTTTGCAGCACAAGAGCAAAGCTGGTTGAGTGAAAGGAGGAGACTCCGCCAGCAGATTGGGGCTCTACTGACTGAGTTGAGAGTTTTTGAGAGAAACAAGGATGCTGCTATTTGTGAATTGAATCAGAAATTGAAGGACATGGAGGCTTTGGTGGAGTCAAGAGACAAGGAGATGGAACAGGAGGAGCAGAGGAGGAAGGAGCTAGAAGAAAAGCTCAACAATCTTGAGAAGGATGCCGAAGAAATGAGAGACTCCGCCAGGCGTGAAGCTCAAGAGCATTCTTCTGATCTAAGGAAGCACAAAACTGCTTTCATTGAACTGGTGTCAAACCAGAGACAGCTTGAGGCTGAACTTGGTCGCGCAGTTAAGCAAGTGGAAGCTACTAGACAAGAACTTGCTTCTGTAGTGGATAAGAAGGAGGAATCAGATTTGATGGTCCAGAAGTTGTCTTTGGAGATTGCAAAATTTCACAAAGATTTGGAACAGAAGGATAAAATTTTGTCAGCTATGTTGAGGAAATCTAAATTGGATACTGCAGAGAAGCAAATGCTGTTAAAGGAGGTCAAGTTATCGAAAGCTAGGAGGAAGCAAGCAGAGCAGGAGACACAACGATGGAAGGCAGTTTCAGAAGGCAAACATGAACGACATTCCTTAAAAAGCATGTTGGTGAACTTGAGTTCAAGGATGGATGTTTTCCCTAGTGCTAGAGGTATGCAGCATGGTTCCACAGGCTCCTCACACATTGCAAATGAACCAGACCAACCTTCTCCGTTTCCTGATCACTATTCGCAGCAAAGAATTGGAGACTTGT CTATTCCTGCTAATGCTAAACGTTTGGAGGATTGGATGCGAGCTGAGGCAGAAAGGTATGCAACCTTGATTAAACAGAGGCATCATTTAGAGCTAGATGCTTTTGCTGAACAAATGCAGCtcaaagaagagaaagttgaggcATTTCGCTGGCAGTTGTTGAGGACAGAATTAGAAATGAAACAGATGCAGGCACATGTGGAGGAGCTGGTCAAGGATGTGACACAGTTGAGACATGACAAGATGAGATTAGAGACCTTACTGTTGGAGAAAGAAGATGAACTGACTTCCCTGCAAGAGAAacttgtatcaaaattaaggcCCTCAAAAAGTAACTCAACTTTCCCTCCACAATCTTCAGAACTAGTTCAAGATGGTGTCTGGTCAAAAGTGAAGGTTGTCAAGAGAAAGCCAGGTGAGAAAGTGCTAGAAATGATTGAAAATTCAGTTGAGGAAGATTGTGAGAAGGAAGTACACTGTCTGCACCATGACCAACCTAACAATGGTAGTTTACTTGTTCAATCTCCAGAAAATgagattgaagaagaagaaaaaaatgtttccagGGAGGATAGTGCTACTCCAAATAAAGTAGAAGCCGATGCTTCTGAAAAGATAGCATCTACCAGCCAGACCCCCAGTTCAACAAAACAGTCCCTATGGAAGATGGATCTTCATGCTCTTGGAGTATCTTACAAGATCAAGAGGCTGAAGCAGCAACTGCTTCTAGTTGAAAGGTTAACAGGAAAACAAGCGAATGAAGAGCAAGCAGAAATCAGTGAAGATAGTAAAGTTGGTATGAAAGCATATCTGTCCTTGATTACTCTGCTGAATAAACAAGTTGCAAGATATCAATCCCTTCAAGAGAAGACAGATGATCTTTGCAAACGGATG CACGGGAATGAGCTGTATGCAAGCCGTGGAGATTTGAATGGCGCAAGAGCAAAGGAGAAAACATCAACACTGGAGCAGTTCCTAGAGGAGACATTTCAACTACAGAGGTACATAGTTGCAACAGGACAAAAATGGATGGAAATTCAGTCGAAGATTGTTTGTGGGTTTGTTGGGGTGGCAGAAGAGATGCAGAAAAGTTCTGGCATTGACATGAACCGGTTTGCCGACAGTATTAAAAACCTGTTCCATGAAGTTCAAAGAGGTCTTGAAGTTAGGACAGCTAGAATTATAGGAGATCTTGAGGGAACACTAGCTCGTGAAGGAATGACATGTTTGAGAAGGTAG